The Deinococcus carri genome contains a region encoding:
- a CDS encoding class I SAM-dependent methyltransferase codes for MNYNDFAALYDHQYDLYRDDLHFYAGVAERAGGPVLEVGAGTGRVTAFLARRGVRVVGLEPSARMIERGLSRAREQGLDLTFVQGDARTFRLEERFPLVIAPFNALMHLYTPGEQLAALENLRAHLAPGGAFVFDLYVPRYGEMNTLRHEGETFHRPDGSRTDVFLVQRHDRPRQHVTTEYFVDTTAPDGLLRRQHYTLTQRYYTRFEMEWLLRCAGFEPPRVTGSFQGGPLEEGSDVMVFQTRARSES; via the coding sequence GTGAACTACAACGACTTCGCCGCCCTCTACGACCACCAGTACGACCTCTACCGCGACGACCTGCACTTTTATGCGGGGGTGGCCGAGCGGGCGGGCGGGCCGGTGCTGGAGGTGGGGGCGGGCACGGGCCGCGTGACGGCGTTCCTGGCGCGGCGGGGCGTGCGGGTGGTGGGGCTGGAGCCGAGCGCGCGCATGATCGAGCGGGGCCTCTCAAGGGCGCGGGAGCAGGGGCTGGACCTGACCTTCGTGCAGGGGGACGCGCGGACCTTCCGGCTGGAGGAACGCTTTCCGCTCGTCATCGCGCCCTTCAATGCGCTGATGCACCTCTACACGCCGGGCGAGCAGCTCGCCGCGCTGGAAAACCTCCGGGCGCACCTGGCACCGGGCGGCGCGTTCGTGTTCGACCTCTACGTGCCGCGCTACGGCGAGATGAACACGCTGCGGCACGAGGGCGAGACGTTCCACCGCCCGGACGGCTCGCGCACCGACGTCTTTCTGGTGCAACGGCACGACCGGCCCCGGCAGCACGTGACCACCGAGTATTTCGTGGACACCACGGCCCCCGACGGGCTGCTGCGGCGGCAGCACTACACGCTGACGCAGCGGTACTACACCCGTTTTGAAATGGAATGGCTGCTGCGCTGCGCGGGCTTCGAGCCGCCGCGCGTGACGGGCAGTTTCCAGGGCGGCCCGCTGGAGGAGGGCAGCGACGTGATGGTCTTCCAGACGCGGGCGCGGTCAGAAAGCTGA
- a CDS encoding S8 family serine peptidase, giving the protein MKRAPVLLTLALLLAACTPGTPPTPSAQTVPLGTATTGTASQAFSGTWEVDTASLPAWLTVSPLSGSGPMALKFTADRAQGTPATADQPQLSAAVTVSWKQGGQSGKTTFTVTADQYTLTGRVVDAARIQGSDVGGAKSPSPAGQVPEARGVIVKYRSAAAQAVALGRAVSAASLSTAAQATTRQTVDRLNVPRAARDDLGGRTVHLETDDVAGALAALRADPNVEYAVPNAVLHGQQVSGQALAAPVVPTDQYAGLQWAYRLLGYGAVWRDMEAGGYTRPVTVAVVDTGVRFDHPDLQGALYGPDEGALDVLGFRPATDTHPYDNGDGDGPDTDPTDPNTPTRTGGSHGTHVTGIIAARWGEMPRFPGCEACSTSGVVGAAYKAPVKVLPIRVIDAADNAEVADVVNAVRYAAGLDITLEGKTYHNPHPAQVINLSLGGDVGTDTARPMCEAVADATHAGALVVVAAGNGYGSVPYYPAACEGAVAVGAVTLSGSSAPSHAGYSNSYPQVMLAAPGGVDINRGPTYFNGAKLNGEPYPDQIFSTDWNYAKNQPMYQSYAGTSQAAPQVSALAALLLSKGVTQGRDDTLARLVATATDLGTPGRDEDFGYGLINAAAALGAPAVSDTLGLRVQGSRGRVFQPALDALGRFTAYLPDDTFQVIGGRDRNGNGLVGEANEPRAEKEVTLGPAQPRADLGDLTPTP; this is encoded by the coding sequence ATGAAACGCGCTCCCGTCCTGCTCACGCTGGCCCTGCTGCTGGCTGCCTGCACTCCCGGCACTCCCCCCACGCCCTCGGCGCAGACGGTTCCGCTCGGCACGGCGACCACGGGCACGGCGTCCCAGGCCTTCAGCGGCACCTGGGAGGTGGACACGGCCAGCCTGCCCGCGTGGCTGACAGTCTCGCCCCTGAGCGGCAGCGGCCCAATGGCCCTGAAGTTCACGGCAGACCGTGCCCAGGGCACGCCGGCCACGGCGGACCAGCCGCAGCTCAGCGCCGCCGTGACGGTGAGCTGGAAGCAGGGGGGCCAGAGTGGAAAGACCACCTTCACGGTCACGGCGGACCAGTACACCCTGACCGGGCGGGTGGTGGACGCCGCGCGGATTCAGGGCAGCGACGTGGGGGGCGCAAAGTCGCCCAGCCCGGCCGGACAGGTCCCGGAGGCCCGCGGCGTCATCGTGAAGTACCGCTCGGCGGCGGCGCAGGCGGTCGCACTGGGACGCGCCGTGTCGGCCGCTTCGCTGAGTACCGCGGCGCAGGCCACCACCCGGCAGACGGTGGACCGCCTGAACGTGCCCCGTGCGGCGCGGGATGACCTGGGCGGGCGCACTGTCCACCTGGAGACGGACGACGTGGCGGGGGCGCTGGCCGCGCTGCGGGCCGACCCGAATGTGGAATACGCCGTGCCGAACGCCGTGCTGCACGGGCAGCAGGTGAGCGGGCAGGCGCTCGCCGCGCCCGTGGTGCCGACCGACCAGTACGCGGGCCTCCAGTGGGCCTACCGGCTGCTGGGCTACGGCGCGGTGTGGCGCGACATGGAGGCGGGCGGCTACACCCGTCCGGTGACGGTCGCAGTGGTAGACACGGGCGTCCGCTTCGACCACCCCGACCTTCAGGGCGCGCTGTACGGCCCGGACGAGGGGGCGCTCGACGTGCTGGGCTTCCGGCCCGCCACAGACACACACCCCTACGACAACGGCGACGGCGACGGCCCCGACACCGACCCCACCGACCCCAACACCCCGACGCGCACCGGCGGCAGCCACGGCACCCACGTCACCGGCATCATCGCGGCGCGCTGGGGCGAGATGCCGCGCTTTCCCGGCTGCGAGGCATGCAGCACCAGCGGCGTGGTGGGGGCCGCCTACAAGGCCCCCGTCAAGGTGCTGCCCATCCGCGTGATTGACGCCGCCGACAACGCCGAGGTCGCGGACGTGGTGAACGCCGTGCGCTACGCGGCGGGGCTGGACATCACGCTGGAGGGCAAGACATACCACAACCCCCACCCCGCCCAGGTCATCAATCTCAGCCTGGGGGGCGATGTGGGCACCGACACCGCCCGGCCCATGTGCGAGGCGGTGGCCGACGCGACGCACGCGGGGGCGCTGGTGGTGGTCGCGGCGGGCAACGGCTACGGCAGCGTGCCCTACTACCCCGCCGCATGCGAGGGCGCGGTGGCGGTCGGGGCCGTGACCCTCTCGGGGAGCAGCGCGCCCTCGCATGCCGGCTACAGCAACAGCTACCCGCAGGTGATGCTGGCCGCGCCGGGGGGCGTGGACATCAACCGGGGACCGACCTATTTCAACGGGGCGAAGCTGAACGGCGAACCCTACCCGGATCAGATTTTCTCCACCGACTGGAACTACGCGAAAAACCAGCCCATGTACCAGTCCTACGCGGGCACCAGCCAGGCCGCGCCGCAGGTGAGCGCGCTGGCCGCCCTGCTGCTCAGCAAGGGTGTCACGCAGGGGCGCGACGACACGCTGGCCCGCCTGGTGGCGACCGCGACCGATCTGGGCACCCCGGGCCGCGACGAGGACTTCGGGTACGGCCTGATCAACGCGGCGGCGGCGCTGGGGGCACCCGCGGTCAGCGACACCCTGGGGCTGCGGGTGCAGGGCAGCCGGGGCCGGGTCTTCCAGCCCGCACTGGACGCCCTGGGCCGCTTCACCGCCTACCTGCCCGACGATACCTTCCAGGTGATCGGGGGCCGCGACCGCAACGGCAACGGCCTCGTGGGCGAGGCGAACGAACCGCGCGCCGAGAAGGAGGTGACCCTGGGGCCAGCGCAGCCCCGCGCCGACCTGGGCGACCTGACGCCCACGCCCTGA
- a CDS encoding shikimate dehydrogenase: MSATSDAPLALIGHSPQAARAFREVGVVALSVPGDDLGPVLEACRTLRFTGALVHPSREVAVAGAVDLDPDARRVGRVDAVAFTGGAVGGGAHGTYSLADALMDALEESGYAARGASALFLGGGADLARALPLVRLGFEHVGVAADSLPDAERFARDLPASLRAFAVSRRDPALLSLAERADLIVLTGGSLPAGLLQPYHTLADLTGQGTTGTSGAAHLNLSSLPTLRLSRQLLHATGQRYRPEDLAELVGMLD, translated from the coding sequence ATGTCCGCCACGTCTGACGCGCCCCTGGCCCTGATCGGCCACTCGCCCCAAGCCGCCCGCGCCTTCCGGGAGGTGGGGGTGGTGGCGCTGAGCGTCCCTGGCGACGACCTGGGGCCGGTGCTGGAGGCCTGCCGGACCCTGCGCTTTACCGGGGCGCTCGTTCACCCCTCGCGCGAGGTGGCGGTGGCGGGAGCCGTGGACCTCGACCCGGACGCGCGTCGGGTGGGGCGGGTGGACGCGGTGGCCTTTACCGGCGGCGCGGTCGGTGGGGGTGCCCACGGCACCTACAGCCTGGCCGACGCCCTGATGGACGCCCTGGAGGAAAGCGGCTACGCAGCGCGCGGGGCCAGCGCCCTGTTCCTGGGAGGCGGCGCGGACCTCGCGCGGGCGCTGCCGCTGGTGCGCCTGGGCTTCGAGCATGTGGGCGTTGCCGCCGACAGCCTCCCTGACGCCGAGCGCTTTGCCCGCGACCTGCCCGCCAGCCTGCGCGCCTTTGCGGTCAGCCGCCGCGACCCGGCCCTGCTGTCCCTCGCCGAGCGGGCGGACCTGATTGTCCTGACGGGCGGCAGCCTCCCGGCGGGCCTGCTCCAGCCCTACCACACCCTGGCCGACCTCACCGGCCAGGGCACGACCGGCACCAGCGGCGCGGCCCACCTGAACCTGTCGTCCCTCCCCACCCTGCGCCTCTCGCGCCAGTTGCTCCACGCCACCGGCCAGCGCTACCGCCCCGAGGACCTGGCGGAGCTGGTGGGCATGCTGGACTGA
- a CDS encoding ABC transporter permease has product MGSYVIRRILRTVLVMVGISVVVFAFVRSIPGDPATALLGERATPEAAAALREQLGLNKPWFLNLQDPAHPLDAQYPRYVGQLLHGDLGSGIKSNIPIRDELAARFPATAELSLAALLFALLIGLPAGILAALRRNSVWDNLATTISLVGVSMPVFWLGLLLTYFFAVKLGWLPPSARLGNETNLQPLTGFYVLDALLRGQPAAAWDALRHLILPAIALGSIPLAIIARITRSSLLEVLGQDYVRTARAKGLGGRAVTLKHALRNALLPVVTVIGLQAGALLGGAVLTETIFSWPGLGSWLYDAISQRDYPVIQGGVIFAALVVSVANLLVDLSYAMLDPRIQYR; this is encoded by the coding sequence TTGGGCAGTTACGTGATACGGCGCATCCTGCGAACGGTGCTGGTGATGGTGGGCATCAGCGTGGTGGTGTTCGCGTTCGTGCGCTCGATTCCGGGCGATCCGGCCACCGCCCTGCTGGGCGAGCGTGCCACCCCCGAGGCCGCCGCCGCCCTGCGCGAACAGCTCGGCCTGAACAAGCCCTGGTTTCTCAACCTTCAGGACCCGGCCCACCCCCTCGACGCGCAGTACCCCCGCTACGTCGGCCAGCTTCTCCACGGCGACCTGGGCAGCGGCATCAAGAGCAACATCCCCATCCGCGACGAACTCGCCGCCCGCTTTCCCGCCACCGCCGAACTCAGCCTGGCGGCCCTGCTGTTCGCCCTGCTGATCGGCCTGCCCGCCGGCATTCTGGCGGCCCTGCGGCGCAACAGCGTGTGGGACAACCTCGCCACCACGATCAGCCTGGTGGGCGTGAGCATGCCGGTGTTCTGGCTGGGCCTGCTGCTGACCTACTTCTTCGCGGTGAAACTCGGCTGGCTGCCCCCCAGCGCCCGCCTGGGCAACGAGACGAATCTGCAACCGCTCACGGGCTTCTATGTGCTCGACGCCCTGCTGCGCGGCCAGCCCGCCGCCGCCTGGGACGCCCTGCGGCACCTGATTCTCCCGGCCATCGCCCTGGGCAGCATTCCGCTGGCGATCATCGCGCGCATCACGCGCAGCAGTCTGCTGGAAGTGCTGGGGCAGGACTACGTGCGCACCGCCCGCGCCAAGGGGCTGGGCGGCCGCGCCGTGACCCTCAAGCATGCCCTGCGCAACGCGCTGCTGCCGGTCGTCACCGTGATCGGCCTCCAGGCGGGTGCCCTGCTGGGCGGGGCCGTGCTGACCGAGACCATCTTCTCCTGGCCCGGTCTGGGGTCCTGGCTGTACGACGCCATCAGCCAGCGCGACTACCCGGTGATCCAGGGCGGCGTGATCTTCGCGGCCCTGGTGGTCAGCGTGGCGAACCTGCTGGTGGACCTCAGTTACGCGATGCTGGACCCGAGAATTCAATACCGGTAA
- a CDS encoding MGDG synthase family glycosyltransferase, whose product MRALILSASFGSGHHQANDALDRALRAAGVDLRARHADFIAYLNAFERAVTVGTYDAWLRYAPGMYKAFYEWTDQETEPRALTGTFGWLGLRGMRRDVREVRPEVVVSSYPTPVALAHTARRQLGVDFLNALVVTDYRVHHHWARPEAELLLVASEEAREQMVGHWRIPEAHVAVTGIPIAPVYRELLGADRAALREKHGLRPDEPLLLVSGGGTGTYRALNRVLNELSHLGRRVQVLVLAGARRRGVTRVGGATIHALGFTTDFPELLAASDLVVGKAGGLTVAEATTLGIPQVIFEPIPGQEEHNADYLVRHGAGLWARELAEVRPAVLRALDPEEHARLGTHARALSVPDAADRVAAALLRRLGRA is encoded by the coding sequence CTGCGCGCCCTGATTCTCTCCGCCTCCTTCGGCAGCGGGCATCACCAGGCGAACGACGCGCTGGACCGGGCGTTGCGGGCGGCGGGGGTGGATCTCCGGGCGCGGCACGCGGACTTCATCGCGTACCTGAACGCCTTCGAGCGGGCGGTGACGGTGGGCACCTACGACGCCTGGCTGCGCTACGCGCCGGGCATGTACAAGGCGTTCTACGAGTGGACGGACCAGGAGACCGAGCCGCGCGCGCTGACGGGCACCTTCGGCTGGCTGGGCCTGCGCGGGATGCGGCGCGACGTGCGCGAGGTGCGGCCCGAGGTGGTCGTGAGCAGCTATCCCACGCCGGTCGCGCTGGCCCACACGGCACGCCGCCAGCTCGGGGTGGACTTCCTGAACGCCCTGGTCGTGACCGATTACCGGGTTCACCACCACTGGGCGCGGCCCGAGGCCGAACTGCTGCTGGTGGCCTCGGAGGAGGCGCGCGAGCAGATGGTGGGCCACTGGCGCATCCCCGAGGCCCACGTGGCCGTGACGGGCATCCCCATCGCCCCCGTCTACCGCGAGTTGCTGGGGGCGGACCGGGCGGCCCTGCGCGAGAAGCACGGGCTGAGGCCGGACGAACCGCTGCTGCTGGTGTCGGGCGGCGGCACGGGAACCTACCGGGCGCTGAACCGGGTGCTGAACGAGTTGAGCCACCTGGGGCGGCGGGTACAGGTGCTGGTGCTGGCGGGGGCGCGGCGGCGCGGCGTGACACGGGTGGGGGGAGCCACCATTCACGCGCTGGGCTTTACCACTGACTTTCCCGAACTGCTGGCCGCCTCCGACCTGGTGGTGGGCAAGGCGGGCGGCCTGACGGTCGCGGAGGCCACCACGCTGGGCATCCCGCAGGTCATCTTTGAGCCGATTCCCGGCCAGGAGGAACACAACGCCGACTACCTGGTGCGGCACGGGGCGGGCCTGTGGGCACGCGAACTGGCGGAGGTGCGGCCCGCCGTGCTGAGGGCGCTGGACCCGGAAGAACACGCCCGGCTGGGCACGCACGCCCGTGCCCTGAGCGTCCCCGACGCCGCTGACCGGGTGGCCGCCGCGCTGCTGCGGAGGCTGGGACGGGCATGA
- a CDS encoding ABC transporter substrate-binding protein, producing MKKLLLTALLATLPTAGAATLVFGNNGDPVSLEPGNITDGISIAVQRQIYDTLVDFKDGTTEPVPGLATAWKANANATQWTFTLRKNVKFHDGTPFNADAVIFNVNRWWDPKNAYGYRDQGHTYEIWGQLMGGYKGDASSILKNVVKVNDSTVRFELNKPSSVFPDVIGSGYFGIASPAAIKKDGAKYGTPASKPIGTGPFMFQSWRTGDRVTLLPNKLYWGTKPKVDQLVIRSIKDASQRLNELKAGTIDFANDLTPDSLRSVQADKSLVAVKRPSFNVGFVSMNNRNQYLKNDKVRQAISMAINKKAIVEAFWPGLGISNASFLPPVLAWANSPRVPDDYKFDPQAAKKMLADAGYPNGFAVDLWYMPVSRPYFPQPKPIAEAIAADLSAIGIKVNLKTEDWAKYLEDRNKEPGFDMYMIGWTGDYGDPDNFYSAYYGPNAGDDINWKSPQLDRLLEQGRAAVTRADKAKVYAQVHDITYGAAYRVPVAHSQPLAAARSYVKGWVPSPLGSEAFNNITVTGKK from the coding sequence ATGAAGAAACTGCTGCTGACCGCCCTCCTCGCCACGCTGCCCACTGCTGGGGCCGCCACGCTCGTGTTCGGGAACAACGGCGACCCCGTCAGCCTGGAACCCGGCAACATCACCGACGGCATCAGCATCGCGGTGCAGCGCCAGATCTACGACACGCTGGTGGACTTCAAGGACGGCACCACCGAGCCGGTGCCCGGCCTCGCCACCGCCTGGAAGGCCAACGCCAACGCGACCCAGTGGACCTTTACCCTCCGCAAGAACGTGAAGTTCCACGACGGCACCCCCTTCAACGCGGACGCCGTGATCTTCAACGTGAACCGCTGGTGGGACCCCAAAAACGCCTACGGCTACCGCGACCAGGGCCACACCTACGAGATCTGGGGCCAGCTGATGGGCGGCTACAAGGGTGACGCCTCCTCCATCCTCAAGAACGTGGTGAAGGTCAACGACTCCACCGTGCGCTTCGAGCTGAACAAGCCCAGCAGCGTGTTTCCGGACGTGATCGGCTCCGGCTACTTCGGCATCGCCAGCCCGGCGGCCATCAAAAAGGACGGCGCGAAGTACGGCACGCCCGCCAGCAAGCCTATCGGCACCGGCCCCTTCATGTTCCAGAGCTGGCGCACCGGCGACCGCGTGACGCTGCTGCCCAACAAGCTGTACTGGGGCACCAAGCCCAAGGTGGATCAGCTCGTGATCCGCTCGATCAAGGACGCCTCGCAGCGCCTGAACGAGCTGAAGGCCGGAACCATCGACTTCGCCAACGACCTGACGCCCGACAGCCTCAGGAGCGTGCAGGCCGACAAGAGCCTGGTGGCAGTCAAGCGGCCCTCCTTCAACGTGGGCTTTGTCAGCATGAACAACCGCAACCAGTACCTCAAGAACGACAAGGTGCGCCAGGCCATCAGCATGGCAATCAACAAAAAGGCCATCGTGGAGGCCTTCTGGCCGGGCCTGGGCATCAGCAACGCCAGCTTCCTGCCGCCGGTGCTGGCCTGGGCGAACAGCCCCCGTGTCCCCGACGACTACAAGTTCGACCCCCAGGCCGCCAAGAAGATGCTGGCCGACGCGGGCTACCCCAACGGCTTTGCCGTGGACCTGTGGTACATGCCGGTCAGCCGCCCCTACTTCCCGCAGCCCAAGCCGATTGCCGAGGCCATCGCCGCCGACCTGAGCGCCATCGGCATCAAGGTGAACCTCAAGACCGAGGACTGGGCCAAGTACCTGGAGGACCGCAACAAGGAACCCGGCTTCGACATGTACATGATCGGCTGGACCGGCGACTACGGCGACCCGGACAACTTCTACAGCGCCTACTACGGGCCGAACGCGGGCGACGACATCAACTGGAAGTCGCCCCAGCTCGACCGGCTGCTGGAACAGGGCCGCGCCGCCGTGACGCGCGCCGACAAGGCCAAGGTCTACGCGCAGGTGCACGACATCACCTACGGGGCCGCCTACCGCGTGCCCGTGGCGCACAGCCAGCCGCTCGCCGCCGCCCGCAGCTACGTGAAGGGCTGGGTGCCCAGCCCGCTCGGCAGCGAGGCCTTTAACAACATCACCGTCACCGGCAAGAAGTAA
- a CDS encoding ABC transporter permease, translating to MTTLSPPRAARKRQPSLFWRRFRRSTPGKVGAIIVAAFVLLAMLAPVLRPYDPTTDRNYRLNLKPPSVAALWNKDVADIYRDPASGQVNVWAAPFGTDNLGRSVAVRVLHGAQLSLKVGVVSTVLALIVGTLLGVFAGYFGGWFDNVMGYLTDVMLAFPSILLAIGFASIFSSDNPPLPIAALDRLFALHSPQLVTAMLAVSLVQVPVYMRLARAVVLSVREREFVQAAGALGATQGRMIFRHVLPNSLSPLIVQGALSIATATIEVAALGFLGIGAQPPLPEWGTMISDSRQYYVDAPWTMLFPGLAIFLTVLGFNLLGDGLRDVLDPRSTH from the coding sequence ATGACCACCCTCTCCCCTCCCCGAGCCGCCCGCAAGCGGCAGCCCAGCCTCTTCTGGCGGCGCTTCCGGCGCAGCACCCCCGGCAAGGTCGGGGCCATCATCGTGGCCGCCTTCGTGCTGCTGGCGATGCTGGCCCCGGTTCTGCGGCCCTACGACCCCACCACCGACCGCAACTACCGCCTGAACCTCAAGCCGCCCAGCGTGGCCGCGCTGTGGAACAAGGACGTGGCCGACATCTACCGTGACCCGGCCAGTGGGCAGGTGAATGTCTGGGCGGCCCCCTTCGGCACCGACAACCTGGGGCGCAGCGTGGCGGTGCGGGTGCTGCACGGCGCGCAGCTCAGCCTCAAGGTGGGCGTGGTCAGCACGGTGCTGGCGCTGATCGTGGGTACGCTGCTGGGCGTCTTCGCCGGGTATTTCGGCGGCTGGTTCGACAACGTGATGGGCTACCTGACCGACGTGATGCTGGCCTTTCCCAGCATCCTGCTCGCCATCGGCTTTGCCAGCATCTTTTCCAGCGACAACCCGCCGCTGCCGATCGCCGCCCTCGACCGCCTCTTCGCGCTGCACAGCCCGCAACTCGTCACCGCCATGCTGGCCGTGTCGCTGGTGCAGGTGCCGGTGTACATGCGCCTGGCCCGCGCGGTCGTGCTGAGCGTGCGCGAGCGCGAGTTCGTGCAGGCGGCCGGGGCACTCGGGGCCACCCAGGGCCGCATGATCTTCCGCCACGTGCTGCCCAACAGCCTCTCGCCGCTGATCGTGCAGGGCGCGCTGAGCATCGCCACCGCCACCATCGAGGTCGCCGCGCTGGGCTTCCTGGGCATCGGCGCGCAGCCGCCCCTGCCCGAGTGGGGCACCATGATCAGCGACTCCCGCCAGTACTACGTGGACGCCCCCTGGACCATGCTCTTCCCCGGCCTCGCCATCTTCCTGACCGTGCTGGGCTTCAACCTGCTGGGCGACGGCCTGCGGGACGTGCTGGACCCGCGCAGTACGCATTAG
- a CDS encoding metal-binding protein produces the protein MPSGRVHNLINIATYSVLAAGVLLATRQHLLTVTPAQALNFTLGFFAGTFLLSPDLDLAEGRVDSKRRWGLLGFLWVPYGMLSSHRGLSHTWVVGPLTRLAYLAVIAALLLGLLRFVWPHFPLPGLPQPFSFKVLLPLLLGYYLSQWLHLIADGVRPDHGMRHVRRKVRGRG, from the coding sequence GTGCCCAGCGGACGTGTCCATAACCTCATCAACATCGCCACCTACAGCGTCCTGGCCGCCGGGGTCCTGCTCGCCACGCGGCAGCACCTGCTGACCGTCACGCCCGCCCAGGCCCTGAACTTCACCCTGGGCTTTTTCGCGGGCACCTTCCTGCTCTCGCCCGACCTGGACCTCGCCGAGGGGCGGGTGGACAGCAAGCGGCGCTGGGGCCTGCTGGGCTTTTTGTGGGTGCCCTACGGCATGCTCTCCAGCCACCGGGGCCTCTCGCACACCTGGGTGGTGGGGCCGCTCACGCGCCTGGCCTACCTGGCCGTCATCGCGGCGCTGCTGCTCGGCCTGCTGCGCTTCGTGTGGCCCCACTTTCCCCTTCCTGGCCTCCCGCAGCCGTTCAGCTTCAAGGTGCTGCTGCCCCTGCTGCTGGGCTACTACCTCAGCCAGTGGCTGCACCTGATCGCCGACGGCGTGCGGCCCGACCACGGGATGCGGCATGTGCGGCGGAAGGTGCGGGGGAGGGGTTAA
- a CDS encoding polysaccharide deacetylase family protein encodes MRRWGWLAVGLLGYVALPYLLAQRLNLGLVREGRQQHKALALTFDDGPDRKATPAVLDALRAAGARATFFVIAGRAEAHPELIRRMLEEGHEVEAHAARHVHAWLRTPWGAFLDPLRAVRRVSAVTGHPVRLHRPPHGAYTLATLLGQRAAGVRGAHWSVEGHDWHPAFTPADVRGRVNALAFPGAVVVLHDAGPGARNTVPLLPGLLADLRERGYALLPLGELDGAAPLAPRDLPRRLMRGLDRVFDRLGGTQPAGGRADNLFRVGPVRFPLNGVTLADGTPVPQGTPAAEFHVNNPLLVDLGLRRSVRLAREDFRDVAHDLQTRPELQGARVVFCLSALSPLLATLGFETHDLTSADTRRLRAWANVLRRAYGSDPRAPEPRLSVLGRAAFLERYGERL; translated from the coding sequence ATGAGGCGGTGGGGCTGGCTGGCCGTAGGGCTGCTGGGCTATGTCGCCCTCCCCTACCTGCTGGCGCAACGGCTGAACCTGGGCCTGGTGCGGGAGGGTCGGCAGCAGCACAAGGCCCTGGCCCTCACCTTCGACGACGGCCCCGACCGGAAGGCCACGCCCGCCGTGCTGGACGCGCTGCGGGCGGCCGGGGCACGGGCCACCTTCTTCGTCATTGCGGGCCGGGCGGAGGCGCACCCGGAGCTGATCCGGCGGATGCTGGAGGAGGGGCACGAGGTGGAGGCCCATGCCGCGCGGCACGTTCACGCCTGGCTGCGGACGCCGTGGGGGGCCTTCCTGGACCCGCTGCGGGCGGTGCGGCGGGTGTCGGCGGTGACGGGGCATCCGGTCCGCCTGCACCGTCCCCCCCACGGGGCATATACCCTCGCCACGCTGCTGGGGCAACGCGCGGCAGGGGTGCGGGGCGCACACTGGAGCGTGGAGGGCCACGACTGGCATCCCGCCTTCACGCCCGCAGACGTGCGGGGGCGGGTGAACGCCCTGGCCTTCCCCGGCGCAGTGGTCGTGCTGCACGACGCGGGGCCGGGCGCACGGAACACGGTGCCGCTGCTGCCGGGCCTGCTGGCGGACCTGCGGGAACGGGGCTACGCGCTCCTCCCCCTGGGTGAACTGGACGGGGCCGCGCCGCTCGCCCCGCGTGACCTGCCGCGCCGCCTGATGCGGGGGCTGGACCGGGTGTTCGACCGGCTGGGGGGCACGCAGCCCGCCGGGGGAAGGGCGGACAACCTCTTCCGCGTCGGCCCGGTGCGCTTTCCCCTGAACGGCGTCACCCTCGCGGACGGCACCCCGGTGCCGCAGGGCACCCCCGCCGCCGAGTTCCACGTCAACAATCCGCTGCTGGTGGACCTGGGCCTGCGCCGCAGCGTGCGCCTCGCCCGCGAGGACTTCCGCGACGTGGCCCATGACCTCCAGACCCGCCCGGAATTGCAGGGCGCGCGGGTCGTCTTCTGCCTCAGCGCCCTCTCGCCCCTGCTCGCCACGCTGGGCTTCGAGACGCACGACCTCACTTCCGCCGACACCCGCCGCCTGCGTGCCTGGGCCAACGTGCTGCGCCGCGCCTACGGCAGCGACCCGCGTGCGCCCGAGCCGAGGCTGAGCGTGCTGGGGCGGGCGGCGTTTCTGGAGCGGTATGGGGAAAGGTTGTAG